One window of Vespula pensylvanica isolate Volc-1 chromosome 17, ASM1446617v1, whole genome shotgun sequence genomic DNA carries:
- the LOC122635254 gene encoding uncharacterized protein LOC122635254 isoform X1, with protein MGLPCDWQISKQKISERGRYLLETGQWSDCKFIVGQEPHQETLKGHKLFLAMSSPVFEAMFYGGMAEKNDPIQIRDVQPDAFKALLEYIYTDRVNLGSFELACELCYCAKKYMLPSLVEECMQYLWFDLSPKIACRAYEFAKLFEEPVLMEKCLQIICTKTNEVLEEPSWEEVELGTVITVLEQVDLEINSELDLFTAVERWAKAECARKSLDPTDGKSLKSVIGNALSKIRFLTLTPQEFAESPGMSPLLTQDEAFAILMNILCTENKAPLPEGFSSDTHNRAKPLMKAQSAHFCPSKHRRVSTPHTNSFSSCTFWPSTSLHYQLSYNNEGEGSNTLHNAPPMVVEGGVRKDSGNLSQTNNPSTVIIEGGIREGPKYYCLRAIAHQTDCLNSNVLDCSVAFSVDKNICVMGVQVPTQIATVASNLHQNSDPDTSYTEILYAHLLDSDGSRLTYTHFTTKVNVGTLVEITFNRPVYIQKHKIYRVGVVFNKVGWYPMGLCTQHMTCDSVFFSFGIGNTDHSVRDGLIRSIVFTY; from the exons ATGGGTCTACCTTGTGACTGGCAGATCAGCAAGCAGAAAATATCAGAACGTGGTAGATATTTGCTCGAGACTGGACAATGGTCGGACTGCAAATTTATTGTTGGTCAGGAACCTCATCAGGAAACGTTAAAAGGACATAAATTGTTTTTGGCAATGTCCAGTCCGGTATTCGAAGCTATGTTTTACGGAGGTATGGCAGAAAAAAATGATCCTATACAGATACGCGACGTTCAACCAGATGCATTCAAGGCGCTattagagtatatatatacggatcGCGTTAATCTTGGTTCGTTTGAACTTGCCTGTGAGTTATGCTATTGCGCAAAAAAATACATGTTGCCGTCCTTGGTGGAAGAATGTATGCAATATCTGTGGTTCGATTTGTCGCCAAAGATAGCTTGTAGAGCCTACGAGTTTGCAAAACTTTTTGAAGAACCTGTGCTCATGGAAAAGtgtttacaaataatatgtaCTAAAACGAATGAGGTTCTAGAAGAACCTAGTTGGGAAGAAGTAGAATTGGGTACAGTAATTACTGTATTAGAACAAGTTGATCTAGAGATTAATTCAGAACTTGACTTGTTTACTGCTGTCGAGCGGTGGGCTAAGGCAGAATGTGCAAGAAAGTCGCTTGACCCAACCGATGGAAAGTCTTTGAAGTCTGTAATCGGTAAtgctttatcaaaaattagatttttaacTTTGACGCCGCAAGAATTTGCTGAAAGTCCAGGAATGTCCCCGCTGTTAACTCAAGATGAAGCTTTTGCTATCTTGATGAATATATTATGCACAGAAAATAAAGCACCATTACCCGAAGGATTCTCCAGTGATACGCACAATAGGGCAAAACCATTGATGAAAGCACAGTCTGCACATTTTTGTCCATCT aagCACAGACGGGTATCCACTCCACATACCAATTCGTTTAGTTCGTGTACATTTTGGCCCTCGACATCTCTACACTACCAATTGTCTTATAACAATGAAGGAGAAGGTAGTAATACCTTACACAATGCACCACCAATGGTAGTCGAAGGAGGAGTAAGAAAAGATTCTGGAAATTTAAGTCAAACGAATAATCCATCTACAGTTATAATCGAAGGTGGAATTCGTGAGGGACCAAAATATTATTGTCTTCGAGCGATAGCCCATCAAACAGACTGCCTTAATAGCAATGTTCTAGATTGTTCTGTGGCATTTAGTGTGGACAAAAACATTTGTGTTATGGGTGTGCAAGTACCGACACAAATTGCAACTGTG gCAAGTAATTTACATCAAAATTCAGATCCTGATACGTCATATACAGAAATACTGTATGCTCATCTTTTAGATTCTGATGGCAGTCGTttaacatacacacattttaCTACTAAAGTAAATGTTGGAACACTCGTGgaaattacatttaatcgACCTGTTTACATACAAAAACACAAg ATTTATCGCGTGGGTGTAGTCTTTAACAAAGTTGGTTGGTATCCAATGGGACTCTGCACGCAACATATGACCTGTGATTCtgtattcttttcgtttggaATCGGTAATACTGATCACAGTGTCAGAGATGGTCTCATTCGTTCAATTGTGTTCACTTATTAA
- the LOC122635254 gene encoding uncharacterized protein LOC122635254 isoform X2, which produces MGLPCDWQISKQKISERGRYLLETGQWSDCKFIVGQEPHQETLKGHKLFLAMSSPVFEAMFYGGMAEKNDPIQIRDVQPDAFKALLEYIYTDRVNLGSFELACELCYCAKKYMLPSLVEECMQYLWFDLSPKIACRAYEFAKLFEEPVLMEKCLQIICTKTNEVLEEPSWEEVELGTVITVLEQVDLEINSELDLFTAVERWAKAECARKSLDPTDGKSLKSVIGNALSKIRFLTLTPQEFAESPGMSPLLTQDEAFAILMNILCTENKAPLPEGFSSDTHNRAKPLMKAQSAHFCPSHRRVSTPHTNSFSSCTFWPSTSLHYQLSYNNEGEGSNTLHNAPPMVVEGGVRKDSGNLSQTNNPSTVIIEGGIREGPKYYCLRAIAHQTDCLNSNVLDCSVAFSVDKNICVMGVQVPTQIATVASNLHQNSDPDTSYTEILYAHLLDSDGSRLTYTHFTTKVNVGTLVEITFNRPVYIQKHKIYRVGVVFNKVGWYPMGLCTQHMTCDSVFFSFGIGNTDHSVRDGLIRSIVFTY; this is translated from the exons ATGGGTCTACCTTGTGACTGGCAGATCAGCAAGCAGAAAATATCAGAACGTGGTAGATATTTGCTCGAGACTGGACAATGGTCGGACTGCAAATTTATTGTTGGTCAGGAACCTCATCAGGAAACGTTAAAAGGACATAAATTGTTTTTGGCAATGTCCAGTCCGGTATTCGAAGCTATGTTTTACGGAGGTATGGCAGAAAAAAATGATCCTATACAGATACGCGACGTTCAACCAGATGCATTCAAGGCGCTattagagtatatatatacggatcGCGTTAATCTTGGTTCGTTTGAACTTGCCTGTGAGTTATGCTATTGCGCAAAAAAATACATGTTGCCGTCCTTGGTGGAAGAATGTATGCAATATCTGTGGTTCGATTTGTCGCCAAAGATAGCTTGTAGAGCCTACGAGTTTGCAAAACTTTTTGAAGAACCTGTGCTCATGGAAAAGtgtttacaaataatatgtaCTAAAACGAATGAGGTTCTAGAAGAACCTAGTTGGGAAGAAGTAGAATTGGGTACAGTAATTACTGTATTAGAACAAGTTGATCTAGAGATTAATTCAGAACTTGACTTGTTTACTGCTGTCGAGCGGTGGGCTAAGGCAGAATGTGCAAGAAAGTCGCTTGACCCAACCGATGGAAAGTCTTTGAAGTCTGTAATCGGTAAtgctttatcaaaaattagatttttaacTTTGACGCCGCAAGAATTTGCTGAAAGTCCAGGAATGTCCCCGCTGTTAACTCAAGATGAAGCTTTTGCTATCTTGATGAATATATTATGCACAGAAAATAAAGCACCATTACCCGAAGGATTCTCCAGTGATACGCACAATAGGGCAAAACCATTGATGAAAGCACAGTCTGCACATTTTTGTCCATCT CACAGACGGGTATCCACTCCACATACCAATTCGTTTAGTTCGTGTACATTTTGGCCCTCGACATCTCTACACTACCAATTGTCTTATAACAATGAAGGAGAAGGTAGTAATACCTTACACAATGCACCACCAATGGTAGTCGAAGGAGGAGTAAGAAAAGATTCTGGAAATTTAAGTCAAACGAATAATCCATCTACAGTTATAATCGAAGGTGGAATTCGTGAGGGACCAAAATATTATTGTCTTCGAGCGATAGCCCATCAAACAGACTGCCTTAATAGCAATGTTCTAGATTGTTCTGTGGCATTTAGTGTGGACAAAAACATTTGTGTTATGGGTGTGCAAGTACCGACACAAATTGCAACTGTG gCAAGTAATTTACATCAAAATTCAGATCCTGATACGTCATATACAGAAATACTGTATGCTCATCTTTTAGATTCTGATGGCAGTCGTttaacatacacacattttaCTACTAAAGTAAATGTTGGAACACTCGTGgaaattacatttaatcgACCTGTTTACATACAAAAACACAAg ATTTATCGCGTGGGTGTAGTCTTTAACAAAGTTGGTTGGTATCCAATGGGACTCTGCACGCAACATATGACCTGTGATTCtgtattcttttcgtttggaATCGGTAATACTGATCACAGTGTCAGAGATGGTCTCATTCGTTCAATTGTGTTCACTTATTAA
- the LOC122635250 gene encoding protein O-mannosyltransferase 1, which yields MEIRRRRTKTNDNKRLLRQSAKFDCDEIATGDYVTNRIQKEEADQEILLQKPNEKYLSEEESKIVHEEKRARIKIYLEIDLIAVILLIAGLVTRLYRLEEPRSIVFDELHYGKYVGLYMKQTFFFDSHPPLGKQLISIAAYIAGFDGQFKFDRIGSPYADTVPLFALRLFPALCGSLIIPTAYHLALELGLKQWTAMIAGILLLFDNALLTQSRFILMESMLIQFSLFGLLCIIKFRKVMDQPTSFSWWLWLSLGIASLTCAVCVKYVGFYSLVLAIYLITRDYWSLIPRKTLSTIRLLGHLLLRIVLIIVVTSSIYLGVFYIHLETLSKAGPHDAVMTSAFQASLEGGLASITKGQPLEVTHGSQITLRHTYGRACWLHSHNHMYPLRYPDGRGSSHQQQVTCYSFKDVNNWWIVKRPDRNDLVVTKPSEPIKHGDVIQLVHGITSRALNSHDVAAPMTPQSQEVSCYIDYNVSMPAQNLWRVEITNKDQLGDIWHAIQSQVRLIHVNTEYALKFSGKQLPDWGFNQYEIVADRLVDQSNSIWNVEEHRYTKNEDQKQRERELINAEMIPLRATTLSFWEKFVELQIKMLFGGQEGQNSHMYSSGPLEWPLMSRGIAYWVSNDSNAQIHLLGNIAIWYSGTAALIVYTVLLIFYMMRRRRMCFDIINGEWNRFLNAGGILLSGYFLHFLPFVFVERNLFLHHYLPAFVFKVLLTAAMIDHIYYLIRRRHTNNTILYAVTFSTITWLIFIIYVFRKFGALSYGTIPLSTKDILKLKWKDSWDFIIHKS from the exons ATGGAAATCCGTCGCAGACgaacaaaaacaaacgataataaacgattattgCGGCAAAGCGCGAAGTTTGATTGCGATGAAATCGCTACCGGCGATTACGTTACAAATAGGATCCAAAAAGAAGAG GCTGACCAGgaaattttattgcaaaaGCCAAATGAAAAGTATTTGTCAGAAGAAGAATCTAAGATAGttcacgaagaaaaacgagctagaataaagatatatttggAAATCGATCTAATAGctgttattttattgattgCTGGTCTTGTCACACGTCTCTATAGATTGGAAGAACCGAGAAGTATAGT GTTTGATGAACTGCATTATGGTAAATATGTGGGCTTGTATATGAAACaaacattcttttttgattCGCATCCACCATTGGGAAAGCAACTTATTTCTATTGCTGCATATATAGCAGGCTTCGACGGACAATTCAAGTTTGATAGAATAGGAAGTCCATATGCTGATACAGTTCCTCTTTTCGCGTTGCGTTTATTTCCTGCCCTATGTGGGAGTCTCATAATACCAACAGCTTATCATCTTGCCCTTGAATTAGGTCTGAAACAATGGACTGCTATGATCGCAGGGATACTCTTATTGTTTg ataatgCTCTTCTTACGCAATCACGATTCATTTTAATGGAAAGTATGTTAATTCAGTTCTCATTGTTTggattattatgtataataaagtTTAGGAAGGTCATGGATCAGCCAACAAGTTTTTCATGGTGGTTGTGGTTGTCTCTAGGAATTGCAAGTTTAACATGTGCTGTATg TGTAAAATATGTTGGATTCTATTCATTGGTCCTTGCCATTTACCTCATCACTCGAGATTATTGGTCTTTGATACCTAGGAAAACTTTATCTACAATAAGATTACTCGGTCATCTGTTATTGAGAATTGTTCTAATAATCGTTGTGACGAGTTCTATATATCTAGGtgttttctatatacatttgGAAACACTTTCTAAAGCTGGTCCGCACGATGCAGTAATGACTAGTGCATTCCAGGCAAGTTTAGAAGGTGGTCTTGCAAGTATTACAAAGGGACAACCTTTAGAAGTTACACATGGTTCACAAATCACGTTGAGACATACTTATGGAAGAGCATGCTGGCTTCATAGTCATAATCATATGTATCCATTGAGATATCCAGATGGTAGAGGAAGTTCACATCAACAGCAAGTCACTTGTTATTCGTTTAAAGATGTCAATAATTGGTGGATAGTAAAAAGGCCAGATAGAAATGATTTGGTAGTTACAAAACCTAGTGAACCAATAAAACACGGGGATGTGATACAATTGGTTCATGGTATTACTAGTCGAGCATTAAACTCTCATGATGTTGCAGCACCTATGACACCTCAAAGCCAAGAGGTGTCCTGTTATATTGACTACAATGTATCCATGCCTGCTCAAAATCTTTGGAGAgtagaaataacaaataaagatCAGTTGGGTGACATATGGCATGCTATTCAAAGCCAAGTACGCCTGATACATGTAAATACTGAATATGCATTAAAATTTAGCGGTAAACAGTTACCAGATTGGGGTTTCAATCAATATGAAATTGTAGCAGACAGATTGGTGGATCAATCGAATTCCATTTGGAATGTTGAAGAGCATAGATATACTAAAAATGAAGAtcaaaagcaaagagaaagagaacttaTTAATGCAGAGATGATACCATTGCGTGCAACTACGCTGAGTTTTTGGGAGAAATTCGTGgaattgcaaataaaaatgttattcggTGGTCAAGAGGGACAAAATAGTCATATGTATTCAAGTGGGCCATTAGAATGGCCACTTATGTCTAGAGGCATAGCATATTGGGTTTCTAATGATAGCAAT GCACAAATCCATCTTTTAGGAAACATAGCAATATGGTACTCTGGTACAGCAGCTTTAATAGTATACACTGTtctcttaatattttatatgatgagaagaagaagaatgtgttttgatattattaatggaGAATGGAACAGATTTCTTAATGCCGGTGGCATATTACTATCTGGctactttttacattttttaccaTTTGTATTTGtagaacgaaatttatttttacatcatTATTTACCAGCATTTGTTTTTAAGGTCCTTTTAACAGCAGCAATGAtagatcatatttattatttaataag AAGACGACATACtaataatacgattttatacgCAGTAACATTTAGTACTATTACATggctaatttttattatttacgtattCCGAAAATTTGGTGCACTCAGTTATGGGACAATACCCCTTAGTACCAaggatatattgaaattaaaatggaaagaCTCATGGGATTTCATCATACACAAAtcttaa
- the LOC122635253 gene encoding ATPase WRNIP1-like isoform X1 translates to MNIEQVSCPICQIDFPSSLIESHVTKCLFLIDSNTAGVSKESSQSPGSKSLQSKNFLMKKPDNKITKRKITSGQTFLITKGDCTKQDLEIKENVDKPAKKPRINEHIPLAEKMRPSNFSGYIGQEHILGPQCALYQLLHKGEIPNMILWGPPGCGKTSLANVIAHICKNNTTNMMRYVKLSAAMAGVNDLKEVINIAANELKFGRRTVVFMDEIHRFNRTQQDVFLPHVESGTITLIGATTENPSFNLNSALLSRCRVLVLEKLSISNLVSILKCALSSLGGTMQISSESKAITNLSSGIISEACGSSTSPIPRFIVDEATILWLAETCDGDARIALGGLELAVQSKTPSKEEFLKTDPVLITLNDIKENLRKTHMLYDKKGDQHYDMISALHKSVRASDENASLYWLTRMIAGGEDPVYIARRLVRMACEDIGLEDPKALSIAVHTMNGCKMIGMPECDVLLAQCTTYLARAPKSRLMEDALRAAQRVVANHKGPQPGVPLHLRNAQTKTLKDLGYGKGYNMLHKDESKLNYLPEGLENVDFFVKN, encoded by the exons ATGAATATCGAGCAAGTTTCGTGTCCTATATGCCAAATCGATTTTCCATCGTCGTTGATCGAGTCCCATGttacaaaatgtttatttttgatCGACTCAAACACCGCGGGTGTTTCGAAAGAGTCTAGTCAAAGTCCAGGAAGTAAATCACTTCAATCCAAGAATTTTCTTATGAAGAAGcccgataataaaattacgaaaagaaaaattacttcaGGACAAACATTTTTGATTACAAAGGGCGATTGTACAAAGCAAGATTTGGAGATCAAAGAAAAT GTGGACAAACCAGCTAAGAAACCTCGAATTAACGAACATATACCTCTTGCCGAAAAAATGAGACCCTCTAATTTCTCAGGATACATTGGACAAGAACATATTCTTGGACCTCAATGTGCTTTGTATCAATTATTACATAAGGGAGAAATACCTAATATGATTTTATGGGGACCACCTGGATGTGGCAAG ACCTCTTTGGCAAATGTTATAgcacatatatgtaaaaataatacaaccAATATGATGCGATATGTAAAACTATCTGCTGCTATGGCAGGAGTTAATGATTTGAAAGAAGTAATTAATATTGCTgctaatgaattaaaattcgGCCGACGCACTGTTGTGTTTATGGATGAAATACATCGCTTTAATAGAACTCAGCAAGACGTTTTTCTTCCTCATGTAGAATCAGGAACTATTACTCTTATTGGAGCTACAACTGAAAATCCTTCGTTCAATTTAAACTCTGCATTGTTAAGTCGTTGTAGAGTACTTGTTTTGGAAAAATTGTCTATTTCTAATTTAGTGTCTATTTTAAAATGTGCATTATCTTCATTAGGTGGCACAATGCAAATTTCATCTGAATCAAAAGCTATAACCAACTTATCAAGCGGAATTATTTCAGAAGCATGTGGATCTTCTACATCGCCGATTCCAAGATTCATTGTAGATGAAGCTACCATACTGTGGTTAGCAGAAACATGCGATGGTGATGCTAGAATAGCTTTAGGTGGTTTAGAACTTGCTGTGCAATCTAAAACACCAAgcaaagaagaatttttaaaaactgaTCCTGTACTGATAacattaaatgatattaaagaaaatcttaGGAAAACACATATGTTATATGACAAAAAAGGGGATCAACATTATGATATGATTTCAGCTTTACATAAATCGGTAAGAGCAAGCGATGAAAATGCTTCTCTTTATTGGTTAACTAGAATGATCGCGGGTGGTGAAGATCCAGTTTATATAGCAAGAAGATTAGTTAGAATGGCATGTGAAGATATTGGCTTAGAGGATCCAAAAGCTTTGA GTATCGCCGTACATACTATGAATGGTTGTAAAATGATAGGTATGCCAGAATGTGATGTTCTTTTGGCACAATGTACAACTTATCTAGCTCGTGCCCCAAAGTCTAGATTGATGGAAGATGCGCTTAGAGCAGCTCAACGCGTAGTAGCAAATCATAAAGGCCCTCAACCAGGAGTCCCATTACATTTAAGAAATGCTCAAACAAAAACTCTGAAGGATCTTG GGTATGGTAAAGGATATAATATGTTGCATAAAGATGaatctaaattaaattatttaccaGAAGGATTAGAAAATGTTGATTTCTTTGTGAAAAATTAG
- the LOC122635253 gene encoding ATPase WRNIP1-like isoform X2: protein MNIEQVSCPICQIDFPSSLIESHVTKCLFLIDSNTAGVSKESSQSPGSKSLQSKNFLMKKPDNKITKRKITSGQTFLITKGDCTKQDLEIKENVDKPAKKPRINEHIPLAEKMRPSNFSGYIGQEHILGPQCALYQLLHKGEIPNMILWGPPGCGKTSLANVIAHICKNNTTNMMRYVKLSAAMAGVNDLKEVINIAANELKFGRRTVVFMDEIHRFNRTQQDVFLPHVESGTITLIGATTENPSFNLNSALLSRCRVLVLEKLSISNLVSILKCALSSLGGTMQISSESKAITNLSSGIISEACGSSTSPIPRFIVDEATILWLAETCDGDARIALGGLELAVQSKTPSKEEFLKTDPVLITLNDIKENLRKTHMLYDKKGDQHYDMISALHKSVRASDENASLYWLTRMIAGGEDPVYIARRLVRMACEDIGLEDPKALSTDIYRRYRRTYYEWL, encoded by the exons ATGAATATCGAGCAAGTTTCGTGTCCTATATGCCAAATCGATTTTCCATCGTCGTTGATCGAGTCCCATGttacaaaatgtttatttttgatCGACTCAAACACCGCGGGTGTTTCGAAAGAGTCTAGTCAAAGTCCAGGAAGTAAATCACTTCAATCCAAGAATTTTCTTATGAAGAAGcccgataataaaattacgaaaagaaaaattacttcaGGACAAACATTTTTGATTACAAAGGGCGATTGTACAAAGCAAGATTTGGAGATCAAAGAAAAT GTGGACAAACCAGCTAAGAAACCTCGAATTAACGAACATATACCTCTTGCCGAAAAAATGAGACCCTCTAATTTCTCAGGATACATTGGACAAGAACATATTCTTGGACCTCAATGTGCTTTGTATCAATTATTACATAAGGGAGAAATACCTAATATGATTTTATGGGGACCACCTGGATGTGGCAAG ACCTCTTTGGCAAATGTTATAgcacatatatgtaaaaataatacaaccAATATGATGCGATATGTAAAACTATCTGCTGCTATGGCAGGAGTTAATGATTTGAAAGAAGTAATTAATATTGCTgctaatgaattaaaattcgGCCGACGCACTGTTGTGTTTATGGATGAAATACATCGCTTTAATAGAACTCAGCAAGACGTTTTTCTTCCTCATGTAGAATCAGGAACTATTACTCTTATTGGAGCTACAACTGAAAATCCTTCGTTCAATTTAAACTCTGCATTGTTAAGTCGTTGTAGAGTACTTGTTTTGGAAAAATTGTCTATTTCTAATTTAGTGTCTATTTTAAAATGTGCATTATCTTCATTAGGTGGCACAATGCAAATTTCATCTGAATCAAAAGCTATAACCAACTTATCAAGCGGAATTATTTCAGAAGCATGTGGATCTTCTACATCGCCGATTCCAAGATTCATTGTAGATGAAGCTACCATACTGTGGTTAGCAGAAACATGCGATGGTGATGCTAGAATAGCTTTAGGTGGTTTAGAACTTGCTGTGCAATCTAAAACACCAAgcaaagaagaatttttaaaaactgaTCCTGTACTGATAacattaaatgatattaaagaaaatcttaGGAAAACACATATGTTATATGACAAAAAAGGGGATCAACATTATGATATGATTTCAGCTTTACATAAATCGGTAAGAGCAAGCGATGAAAATGCTTCTCTTTATTGGTTAACTAGAATGATCGCGGGTGGTGAAGATCCAGTTTATATAGCAAGAAGATTAGTTAGAATGGCATGTGAAGATATTGGCTTAGAGGATCCAAAAGCTTTGA gtACTGATATTTATCGTAGGTATCGCCGTACATACTATGAATGGTTGTAA